One stretch of Chryseobacterium indologenes DNA includes these proteins:
- a CDS encoding NAD(P)H-dependent oxidoreductase: MKKTLVVFAHPYLEHSNSNVELINFYVRHQHYTLRDLYEEYPDFHIAAFRERKRLANYDRFIFQFPLIWFGMPPLLRLWIDEVFDRDWLQPGKENPLENKEVYILVTTGGKERSFSKTGTYQYTMDELISGLIVSLKVFKADIKHIKIVYEANKLSKKEIILHKKEFTELLNQ; this comes from the coding sequence ATGAAGAAGACGCTAGTAGTATTTGCCCACCCTTATCTGGAGCACTCCAACTCGAATGTAGAGCTCATCAATTTCTACGTTCGTCATCAGCATTATACTTTACGTGACCTTTATGAAGAATATCCTGATTTCCATATCGCTGCCTTCAGAGAAAGAAAACGTTTAGCCAATTATGACCGGTTTATTTTTCAATTTCCGCTGATCTGGTTCGGAATGCCTCCCTTATTAAGGTTATGGATTGATGAAGTTTTTGACCGTGACTGGTTGCAACCCGGAAAAGAAAATCCTCTTGAAAATAAGGAAGTCTATATACTTGTCACCACCGGAGGGAAAGAAAGGTCATTCAGTAAAACCGGAACTTATCAATATACCATGGATGAACTTATCAGCGGACTGATTGTATCGTTAAAGGTTTTCAAGGCTGATATAAAACACATCAAAATCGTTTACGAAGCCAATAAATTGTCTAAAAAAGAAATTATTTTACATAAAAAAGAGTTTACAGAACTGCTCAATCAATAA
- a CDS encoding M3 family metallopeptidase: MKNISSVLLISALAFNQSCTTMKQTDTQQELPAPDPSLSSNPFMKKSKLQYEAPEFDKIKNEHFKPAFEFGLKQHAAEIEKIANNPATPTFENTIVALEKSGEVLRRAQIVFSNLTSANTNPTLQALDEEYAPIFAAHSDKMYLNENLYKRIKSIKEDGLDPESKRLVQYYKQNFEIAGANLSAADKEKLKQINQELASLSTQYANKLLEARKQGGVFFSDAKELDGLSADEIAAAVADAKTAGKPGKYLLALQNTTQQPLLQNLKNRATREKLFKASWTRAEKGDANDTRETIEKLAKIRLKKAQILGKKNFAEWKLQDQMAKTPEAATKLMNQVATPAVETARREAKDIQDLIDQQKGGFKVEPWDWNFYAEQVRKAKFDLDESEIKPYFEITTVLEKGVFFAAEKFYGLTFKKRTDLPVYHPDVVTYEVFDHDGKSIAIYYLDFYTRDSKNGGAWMSNFVEQSYLMGTKPVIVNCYNYQKPAPGKPSLISFDDVSTIFHEFGHSIHGMFASQKYPSLSGTNVPRDFVEFPSQINEHWALDPTVIKNYAVHYETKQPIPQTLVDKIKKAATFNQGYMTTELISAAALDMDWHSVTNESQFIPVLDFEKQSLTNHGFTLATVPPRYHTPYFAHIWGGGYSAGYYAYLWSETLDNDAWEWISKNGGLTRENGDRFRKYILSVGNSVDLNQAFRDFTGHDPDIKPLLRNRGFIK, from the coding sequence ATGAAGAATATTTCATCGGTATTATTAATTTCTGCCTTGGCGTTCAATCAATCTTGTACTACAATGAAACAGACCGATACTCAACAGGAACTTCCTGCTCCTGATCCATCTTTATCTTCAAACCCTTTTATGAAGAAGAGCAAGCTTCAATATGAAGCTCCGGAGTTTGACAAAATTAAAAACGAGCATTTCAAACCGGCTTTTGAATTCGGATTAAAGCAACATGCTGCTGAAATTGAAAAAATTGCCAACAATCCGGCTACTCCTACTTTTGAAAACACTATTGTTGCATTGGAAAAAAGTGGAGAAGTATTGAGAAGAGCACAAATTGTATTTTCCAATCTGACAAGTGCAAATACCAATCCTACTCTACAGGCTTTGGATGAAGAATATGCTCCTATTTTTGCAGCACATTCTGATAAGATGTATCTGAATGAAAATCTTTATAAAAGAATCAAATCGATCAAAGAAGACGGACTTGATCCGGAAAGCAAGAGATTAGTTCAATACTATAAACAAAACTTTGAGATTGCAGGAGCTAATCTTTCTGCTGCTGATAAAGAAAAGCTGAAGCAGATTAACCAGGAACTGGCTTCTCTTTCCACTCAATATGCCAATAAATTATTGGAAGCAAGAAAACAAGGGGGGGTATTCTTTTCCGATGCAAAAGAGCTTGATGGACTTTCTGCTGATGAAATTGCGGCAGCGGTAGCTGATGCTAAAACTGCAGGAAAACCGGGTAAATACCTTCTTGCACTACAAAATACAACCCAGCAGCCTCTTTTACAGAACCTGAAAAACAGAGCAACCAGAGAAAAGCTATTCAAAGCTTCATGGACGAGAGCTGAAAAAGGTGATGCTAACGATACTAGAGAAACCATTGAAAAACTGGCTAAAATCAGATTGAAGAAAGCACAGATTCTTGGTAAAAAGAATTTTGCAGAATGGAAACTTCAGGATCAGATGGCTAAAACTCCTGAAGCGGCTACTAAGCTAATGAATCAGGTTGCTACACCAGCAGTTGAAACAGCAAGACGTGAAGCTAAAGATATCCAAGATCTTATCGATCAGCAAAAAGGAGGTTTCAAGGTAGAGCCATGGGACTGGAATTTCTATGCTGAGCAGGTAAGAAAAGCTAAGTTTGATCTTGATGAGAGTGAAATTAAACCTTATTTTGAAATTACAACCGTTTTAGAAAAAGGAGTTTTCTTCGCTGCTGAAAAATTCTATGGACTTACTTTCAAAAAGAGAACTGATCTTCCTGTTTATCACCCGGATGTAGTAACGTATGAAGTTTTCGATCACGATGGAAAATCTATCGCAATCTATTATCTGGATTTCTATACAAGAGATTCTAAAAACGGAGGGGCATGGATGAGCAACTTTGTAGAACAGTCTTACCTTATGGGAACGAAACCTGTAATTGTAAACTGCTACAATTACCAAAAACCTGCTCCTGGAAAGCCTTCATTAATCAGCTTTGATGATGTTTCGACTATTTTCCATGAGTTCGGACACTCTATCCACGGAATGTTTGCAAGCCAGAAATATCCATCTCTTTCAGGAACAAACGTACCAAGAGACTTCGTGGAATTCCCGTCTCAAATTAATGAGCACTGGGCACTGGATCCAACAGTTATCAAGAACTATGCAGTTCATTATGAAACAAAACAACCGATCCCCCAGACTTTAGTAGACAAAATTAAAAAAGCTGCTACCTTCAACCAGGGATACATGACTACGGAATTGATTTCTGCAGCGGCTTTAGATATGGATTGGCATTCTGTAACCAATGAAAGCCAGTTTATCCCTGTTTTAGATTTTGAAAAGCAATCCTTAACGAACCATGGATTTACTTTAGCAACAGTTCCACCAAGATATCATACACCTTACTTTGCTCACATCTGGGGCGGTGGATATTCAGCAGGATATTATGCTTATCTGTGGTCTGAGACATTGGATAACGATGCATGGGAATGGATCAGCAAAAACGGTGGATTAACAAGAGAGAACGGAGACCGTTTCAGAAAATATATTCTTTCTGTAGGAAATTCTGTAGATCTTAACCAGGCATTCAGAGATTTCACAGGACACGATCCGGATATCAAACCTTTATTAAGAAACAGAGGATTTATTAAATAA
- a CDS encoding GIN domain-containing protein, translating into MKKRTLFIFSALVVLASCNERHEKKNRDNNGGWVEKVINKEAGPIQQREFKGDFDEIQVSQAIDAEIIKSDVEKVVISAPQSIIDEILVENSGGKLHIHYKKGIRVMNINKVTAKIYTRDFTKLVAESAASIHVKDKFTQEKTDVEVSSAGSVSGNLEANEFNISTGSSSNFSGKIWAVNLEIESSSGSSIDISGKAKNADISSSSGSSISAKGVIADHVEADASSGANIQISAVSSVKAEASSGGSVDISRKGDLKNITKNESSGGSVNIE; encoded by the coding sequence ATGAAAAAAAGAACTCTTTTTATTTTTTCAGCCTTAGTGGTATTGGCCTCATGTAATGAAAGACATGAGAAAAAGAACAGAGACAATAATGGTGGCTGGGTAGAAAAAGTCATCAATAAAGAAGCTGGGCCTATCCAGCAAAGAGAATTCAAAGGAGATTTTGACGAAATCCAGGTTTCTCAGGCTATAGATGCAGAGATTATAAAATCCGACGTAGAAAAAGTTGTTATTTCAGCGCCTCAAAGCATTATTGATGAAATTCTTGTAGAAAACAGTGGCGGAAAACTTCATATTCATTATAAGAAAGGCATCAGAGTGATGAATATCAATAAAGTCACCGCAAAAATTTACACCAGAGATTTTACAAAACTGGTTGCTGAATCAGCAGCGAGTATTCATGTGAAGGATAAGTTTACCCAGGAAAAAACGGATGTTGAAGTTTCCAGTGCAGGAAGTGTGTCAGGAAATCTGGAAGCTAATGAATTTAATATTAGTACAGGCAGTAGCAGTAATTTCAGTGGGAAAATATGGGCTGTCAATCTTGAAATAGAATCATCATCAGGATCTAGCATCGATATTTCAGGAAAAGCAAAAAATGCAGATATAAGTTCCTCTTCCGGTAGTAGTATTTCAGCTAAAGGGGTTATTGCAGATCATGTAGAAGCTGATGCATCCAGCGGGGCAAATATTCAGATTAGTGCTGTTTCTTCGGTGAAAGCAGAAGCCTCTTCGGGTGGAAGTGTAGATATCTCCAGAAAAGGAGACCTTAAAAACATCACTAAGAATGAAAGCAGCGGCGGAAGTGTGAATATAGAGTAA
- a CDS encoding YchJ family protein, with product MNCPCCSGKSYEECCQPYHTEEKHAPTAEALMRSRFSAFAIPNGEYLMETTLPGKRKYHNKRDLQEWGEINEWTKLEIVQTPALNHVEFKAYYTDQDGHPQIHHEFSIFQKMHERWYYVSGEF from the coding sequence ATGAATTGTCCCTGCTGTTCAGGAAAGTCCTATGAAGAATGCTGCCAACCTTATCACACAGAAGAAAAACATGCTCCTACTGCAGAAGCATTGATGCGTTCAAGATTTTCGGCTTTCGCCATTCCCAATGGTGAATATTTAATGGAAACCACCCTTCCGGGAAAACGAAAATACCACAACAAACGGGATCTCCAGGAATGGGGAGAAATTAATGAATGGACAAAACTGGAAATCGTTCAGACTCCTGCTCTGAATCATGTAGAGTTTAAAGCGTATTATACCGACCAGGACGGACATCCTCAAATCCATCATGAGTTTTCTATTTTCCAGAAAATGCATGAACGCTGGTATTATGTTTCAGGTGAATTTTAA
- a CDS encoding FKBP-type peptidyl-prolyl cis-trans isomerase: MTIENNHVVAVKYILHTIEADGSKVLVEETTAENPLTFLYGVGMMIPKFEENILGLKAGDKAAFVIQPEEAYGERQPDAIAQLPIEMFKESGTPPIGAILPLSDNQGNNFQAFVVEVTPEAVVADLNHPMAGKVLDFQVEVLNTRPATEEELSHGHAHGIDGTDAH, from the coding sequence ATGACAATTGAAAACAATCACGTTGTAGCTGTAAAGTATATCCTTCACACTATCGAAGCAGATGGAAGTAAAGTTCTTGTAGAAGAAACAACAGCAGAAAACCCACTTACATTTTTGTATGGTGTTGGAATGATGATTCCAAAATTTGAAGAGAATATCCTTGGTTTAAAAGCTGGTGATAAAGCTGCTTTTGTAATTCAGCCTGAAGAAGCTTACGGAGAAAGACAACCTGATGCTATTGCACAATTGCCGATTGAAATGTTTAAAGAATCAGGAACACCTCCAATTGGGGCGATTTTACCTTTATCAGACAATCAGGGAAATAACTTCCAGGCTTTTGTAGTAGAAGTTACTCCTGAAGCTGTAGTAGCTGATCTTAACCACCCAATGGCTGGTAAAGTGTTGGATTTCCAGGTAGAAGTTTTAAACACTCGTCCTGCAACAGAAGAGGAATTATCACACGGTCACGCTCACGGAATTGACGGAACTGACGCTCACTAA
- a CDS encoding metallophosphoesterase family protein translates to MKILHTADWHLGKKLDRFSRLEEQVSVMEEIIAIADEEQADLILVAGDLFDNFNPSVEAVELFYKTLKRLSLSGKRPVIAISGNHDSPSLINAPDPLARECGIILIGHPKAEIIPFETEYFKIIQSKEGFIEMKINTIDFPVRLLHTPYANEIRLKEYLGENKEEEINNVLSKTWKDLTDQFCDKNGVNLLTAHLYMNKKGADILEEPEGEKPIKIGNADLIYSDSIPEQIQYTALGHLHGFQNIGTKEKPVIYSSSPLCYSFSEAGQTKYVSIIDIEPGKPVSYEKKVLQSGRTLVRKTFTSVDETVQWLKENPNTFIELTLESETFLTADERRLIYQSHTGIVHLIPKVKNQESNEETSHEINLNQNIETLFKDYFKSKNGGQEANEELMNLFNEILNA, encoded by the coding sequence ATGAAAATTTTACACACCGCCGACTGGCATTTAGGAAAAAAACTGGATCGCTTTTCCAGACTGGAAGAACAGGTTTCAGTAATGGAGGAAATCATTGCGATTGCTGATGAAGAACAGGCAGACCTTATTCTTGTTGCGGGTGATCTATTTGATAATTTCAACCCTTCTGTTGAAGCCGTTGAGCTTTTTTATAAAACCCTGAAACGCTTGTCTCTAAGCGGAAAACGTCCTGTCATTGCTATTTCAGGGAACCATGACTCTCCCAGCCTCATCAATGCACCCGATCCATTGGCCAGAGAATGCGGAATTATTTTAATAGGCCATCCCAAAGCAGAAATTATCCCGTTTGAAACCGAATATTTTAAAATTATACAGTCAAAAGAAGGCTTTATAGAAATGAAGATCAATACTATTGATTTTCCTGTAAGGCTATTGCATACTCCCTACGCTAATGAAATCCGGTTGAAGGAATATTTAGGAGAAAATAAAGAAGAAGAGATCAATAATGTCCTTTCAAAAACATGGAAAGATCTTACGGACCAGTTCTGTGATAAAAATGGAGTCAATCTTTTAACAGCCCACTTGTACATGAATAAGAAGGGAGCTGATATTCTGGAAGAACCCGAAGGAGAAAAACCTATTAAAATTGGAAACGCTGATCTTATTTATTCTGATAGTATTCCTGAACAGATTCAATATACCGCTTTAGGGCATCTCCATGGTTTCCAGAATATCGGAACCAAAGAGAAACCAGTCATTTATTCCTCTTCTCCACTATGTTACAGCTTTAGTGAAGCAGGACAGACAAAATATGTTTCCATCATTGATATTGAACCGGGGAAACCTGTTTCTTATGAAAAAAAGGTATTGCAAAGCGGAAGAACTTTGGTCAGAAAAACTTTTACATCCGTTGATGAAACAGTCCAGTGGCTGAAGGAAAATCCCAATACTTTTATTGAGCTGACATTAGAAAGTGAAACCTTTTTAACCGCTGATGAACGCAGGCTGATCTATCAGTCTCATACTGGGATTGTTCATTTAATTCCTAAAGTTAAAAATCAGGAGTCCAATGAGGAAACAAGTCATGAAATTAATCTCAATCAGAATATAGAAACATTGTTCAAGGATTATTTTAAATCAAAGAATGGTGGTCAGGAAGCCAATGAAGAACTGATGAATTTGTTTAACGAAATTTTAAATGCATAA
- a CDS encoding VF530 family DNA-binding protein, translating into MEEKSKDPLHGKRLDAILEELVEYYEGFEKLGEQINIKCFTDHPSISSSLKFLRKTPWARTKVESLYLFVLRQKKRDEARNKK; encoded by the coding sequence ATGGAAGAAAAATCAAAAGACCCTTTACACGGAAAAAGACTCGATGCAATACTTGAAGAATTGGTAGAATATTACGAAGGATTTGAGAAACTGGGCGAGCAGATCAATATAAAATGCTTCACAGATCATCCAAGCATCAGTTCTTCTTTAAAATTTTTAAGGAAAACACCTTGGGCAAGAACAAAAGTGGAGAGTTTATATCTTTTTGTATTGAGACAGAAAAAAAGAGACGAAGCCAGAAATAAGAAATAA
- a CDS encoding TPM domain-containing protein: MKLRSLKIVFSFLLLSFYTFVSAQYTIPEKPAVLYPVFDEAGLLSQQEKDELNNKLIKFADSTSTEIEVVIIKSTKGEDVNFLATMFGQQWKIGKKGVDNGVVFLIATEDRTMSIQQGRAVEQYLTASVAGQILDYIVTPNFKKGLWYEGINRGTSAIMEAVQGKFKPVPTTAPSGDGSALKVLIIAFVIFIIIAILFGNRGGGGGGRGNYDDDDDVIISRRGRRNYPGGFFPFPGGFGGGGFGGGSSGGGGGFGGFGGGGSFGGGGASGGW, from the coding sequence ATGAAATTACGTTCTCTTAAAATAGTATTTTCATTTTTATTACTGAGCTTTTACACCTTTGTATCAGCACAATATACCATTCCTGAAAAACCAGCAGTTTTATACCCTGTTTTTGACGAAGCCGGCCTTCTTTCTCAACAAGAAAAAGACGAACTCAACAATAAACTTATTAAGTTTGCTGATTCCACTTCCACAGAAATTGAAGTAGTAATCATTAAGTCTACCAAAGGCGAAGATGTCAATTTCCTTGCAACAATGTTTGGACAACAATGGAAGATCGGAAAGAAAGGAGTGGATAACGGTGTTGTTTTCCTGATTGCTACTGAGGACAGAACCATGTCTATCCAGCAGGGACGTGCCGTAGAGCAATACCTCACAGCATCTGTTGCAGGACAGATTCTGGATTATATTGTTACCCCTAACTTCAAAAAAGGACTTTGGTATGAAGGAATCAACCGGGGTACCTCAGCCATTATGGAAGCTGTTCAGGGTAAATTTAAACCTGTCCCTACAACAGCTCCTTCCGGTGATGGCAGTGCTCTTAAGGTTCTTATTATTGCCTTTGTTATTTTTATCATCATTGCTATTCTCTTCGGTAACCGGGGCGGTGGTGGCGGTGGCCGTGGTAATTATGACGACGACGATGACGTTATCATCTCCCGAAGGGGACGCAGAAATTATCCTGGAGGATTCTTCCCATTCCCAGGCGGTTTTGGAGGCGGAGGCTTTGGTGGTGGAAGTTCCGGAGGTGGCGGAGGCTTTGGCGGATTCGGAGGTGGAGGCAGCTTCGGAGGTGGCGGTGCTTCCGGCGGGTGGTAA
- a CDS encoding monovalent cation:proton antiporter-2 (CPA2) family protein, which produces MESSLAMNTLIFLGVAIIMVPLARKLGLSSVIGYILGGIIIGPYVLKLTGNNVNDIMHASEFGVIMLLFIVGLELEPRKFWEMRKKIMGLGLTQMLMTILLLFLVFISVGWRIDKAIAVAMCFALSSTAIVLQTLQEKNNLKTTAGEASFSTLLFQDISVIPILAILPIIANYKAKHHDNEIQILIQKLPEWLQASTVILGVALLILLGRYVFVPFLRYVSKSGMTELLTASSLFLVIGVSELMVVIGLSPALGAFLAGVMLANSEFRHELEAQINPFKGLLLAVFFVSVGSTINFNIIQKDPIFIFSTVFAVLTVKFLVLYIIGKFYKIDTPQSLFYAFALSQVGEFAFVLINYASDLYLLGPELNAQLMAVTAITMCITPILLILNDKFITPKFIKEIPEEEHDYNILGSDVSQKKIIIVGFGHFGSTVGRLLKANKISATVLDRDSDRVKLLRSYGFKVYYGDATRIPILRAAGIEDAEILVLCLDDADDNMFIAELVREHYPDVKIFVRAKNRIDAYEYLNNGINHIYRETLGTAVDMAVDVLHETGMRKYAARRLGQRFMAIDKASVRKLAKMTEDQDVALFSTKEILQREEELLAYDNLNFDNKNWEDSSTTEEEDEEESQD; this is translated from the coding sequence ATGGAGTCCAGCTTAGCGATGAACACTTTAATTTTTCTGGGTGTAGCCATTATCATGGTTCCGCTGGCCAGAAAATTGGGATTGAGTTCAGTAATCGGTTATATTTTAGGAGGAATCATCATTGGCCCTTATGTGCTCAAACTTACAGGAAATAACGTCAATGATATTATGCATGCCAGTGAATTTGGAGTTATTATGCTTTTATTTATCGTTGGACTGGAACTGGAACCGCGAAAGTTCTGGGAAATGCGAAAAAAAATAATGGGTCTTGGCCTCACTCAGATGCTTATGACCATTTTATTATTATTTCTGGTATTCATCAGTGTAGGCTGGAGAATAGATAAGGCTATTGCTGTTGCCATGTGCTTCGCGCTCTCTTCTACCGCAATTGTATTACAGACTTTACAAGAAAAAAATAACCTTAAGACTACCGCTGGAGAAGCTTCATTCTCCACTTTGTTATTTCAGGATATTTCCGTCATTCCTATTTTAGCTATTCTTCCGATTATTGCTAACTATAAGGCAAAACACCATGATAATGAAATTCAGATTCTGATCCAAAAGCTTCCGGAATGGCTTCAGGCAAGCACTGTTATTCTGGGAGTAGCTCTGTTAATCTTATTGGGCAGATATGTATTTGTTCCCTTTTTACGCTATGTTTCAAAATCGGGAATGACAGAACTGTTAACTGCATCTTCCTTGTTCCTCGTTATTGGGGTATCCGAACTGATGGTGGTTATTGGACTTTCTCCGGCATTAGGAGCTTTCCTTGCCGGAGTTATGCTGGCCAACAGTGAATTCAGACATGAGCTTGAAGCACAGATCAATCCTTTTAAAGGTCTATTATTGGCCGTATTCTTTGTAAGCGTGGGGTCAACCATTAATTTTAATATTATACAAAAAGATCCTATATTTATTTTCAGTACCGTTTTCGCTGTATTGACAGTAAAATTTTTGGTATTATATATCATTGGAAAATTCTATAAAATAGATACTCCACAAAGTCTTTTCTATGCCTTTGCTCTTTCACAGGTGGGAGAATTTGCTTTTGTACTGATCAATTATGCCTCAGACCTTTATCTTTTAGGTCCGGAACTGAATGCTCAACTAATGGCTGTTACCGCAATTACCATGTGCATTACCCCTATTCTGCTAATCCTTAATGATAAATTTATTACCCCTAAATTTATTAAAGAAATCCCTGAAGAGGAACATGATTACAATATCCTGGGCAGTGATGTAAGCCAAAAGAAAATCATTATTGTCGGTTTTGGGCATTTCGGAAGTACGGTAGGGCGTCTCCTAAAAGCCAATAAAATATCTGCAACCGTTTTGGACAGGGATTCTGACCGTGTAAAATTGCTAAGAAGCTATGGTTTTAAAGTATATTATGGTGATGCTACGAGAATTCCTATTCTAAGAGCAGCAGGTATTGAAGATGCTGAAATTCTGGTATTGTGTCTCGATGATGCCGATGACAATATGTTTATTGCAGAACTTGTCCGTGAACATTATCCGGACGTTAAAATCTTTGTAAGAGCCAAAAACAGAATTGACGCGTATGAATATCTTAATAATGGGATCAATCATATTTACCGGGAGACATTGGGTACAGCGGTAGATATGGCTGTAGACGTACTTCATGAAACTGGAATGAGGAAGTATGCTGCAAGACGCCTTGGGCAGAGATTCATGGCTATTGATAAAGCTTCCGTCAGAAAACTTGCCAAGATGACAGAAGACCAGGATGTTGCTTTATTCAGCACAAAAGAAATCCTCCAACGTGAGGAGGAGTTATTAGCGTACGATAATCTTAATTTTGATAATAAAAACTGGGAAGATTCCTCAACCACTGAGGAAGAAGATGAGGAAGAATCCCAGGATTAA
- a CDS encoding TPM domain-containing protein, which produces MGNFLTNQQIASLVEAIQSAEDHSTGEIRVHIDSNTENRDAKTAFEVFKELCMDKTTDRNAVLFHVNFEQKYLTIIGDVGIHAKVNQSYWDHLHDYITSEFAKGNYYQALKSAILETGLELKKYFPVQGENPNQLPNEITFS; this is translated from the coding sequence ATGGGTAATTTCCTTACAAATCAACAGATCGCTTCCCTTGTGGAAGCGATTCAGTCAGCAGAAGACCATTCTACAGGTGAGATTAGAGTCCATATCGACTCTAATACGGAAAACCGTGATGCTAAAACAGCATTTGAAGTTTTCAAAGAACTGTGCATGGATAAAACTACTGATAGGAATGCTGTGCTTTTTCATGTTAATTTTGAACAAAAATACCTCACCATCATCGGAGACGTAGGAATTCACGCAAAAGTAAATCAATCTTATTGGGATCATCTACATGACTATATCACCTCTGAATTTGCCAAAGGGAATTATTATCAGGCCTTGAAAAGCGCGATCCTGGAAACAGGTCTTGAACTTAAAAAATATTTTCCTGTACAAGGAGAAAATCCAAACCAACTACCAAATGAAATTACGTTCTCTTAA
- a CDS encoding LemA family protein → MKNKGCLGAGTIGIALLIIVAVLFFWGKSGYNSFVNKEQTVNAKWSNVETVYQKRANLIPNLERTVKSYSKFEQETLTQVVEARSKATSINIDPTNMTEADLAKFQAAQGELSGALSRLMAVVESYPNLKADQQYINFQREYTAIENSIRTETVYYNDAAKDYNTSIKTFPNNILANFTNFKEKPYFKADAGAQKAPEVFK, encoded by the coding sequence ATGAAAAATAAAGGATGTCTGGGCGCCGGAACCATTGGTATTGCCCTCCTTATTATTGTTGCTGTCCTATTCTTTTGGGGAAAAAGCGGATATAACAGCTTTGTGAACAAAGAACAGACCGTTAACGCAAAATGGTCTAATGTAGAGACCGTGTATCAGAAAAGAGCGAATCTTATTCCTAACCTGGAAAGAACAGTAAAATCGTATTCAAAATTTGAGCAGGAAACTTTAACACAGGTTGTGGAAGCACGTTCTAAAGCAACGTCTATCAACATTGATCCTACCAATATGACGGAAGCAGATCTTGCGAAATTCCAGGCTGCACAGGGAGAATTATCCGGAGCATTAAGCCGATTAATGGCGGTAGTAGAATCTTATCCTAATTTAAAAGCAGATCAGCAGTATATCAACTTCCAGAGAGAATATACAGCCATTGAAAACAGTATCAGAACAGAAACAGTTTATTATAATGACGCTGCGAAGGATTACAACACCTCTATCAAGACTTTCCCAAATAATATTTTGGCGAATTTCACTAATTTTAAAGAAAAACCTTATTTCAAAGCTGATGCAGGAGCTCAGAAAGCCCCTGAAGTATTCAAATAA
- a CDS encoding dihydrofolate reductase, with product MTTIVVAMGEKNEIGFENQLLWHLPKDLKHFKDLTSGHPIIMGRKTYESIGKPLPNRTNIVVSRKKDWFEEGILIVGSLKEAIKFAKKIDEEVFVIGGGNIYEQTMDIVDKLEVTLVKADLEADTFFPKIDGKIWRKTNEICHEKDEKNGYDFCFQTFERIKKEE from the coding sequence ATGACAACAATAGTGGTGGCAATGGGAGAGAAGAACGAGATTGGTTTTGAAAACCAGTTGCTTTGGCATCTTCCGAAAGATTTAAAACATTTTAAGGACCTTACTTCAGGGCATCCGATTATTATGGGAAGGAAAACTTACGAGAGTATTGGAAAACCGCTTCCTAACCGTACCAATATTGTTGTTTCAAGAAAGAAAGACTGGTTTGAAGAAGGGATTCTTATTGTGGGAAGCCTTAAAGAAGCGATTAAGTTTGCTAAAAAAATTGATGAGGAAGTTTTTGTTATCGGAGGTGGGAATATTTATGAGCAAACAATGGATATTGTGGATAAACTTGAGGTTACCCTGGTAAAAGCTGATCTTGAGGCAGATACATTTTTTCCAAAAATTGATGGGAAAATCTGGAGAAAAACAAATGAAATCTGTCATGAAAAAGACGAAAAGAATGGGTATGATTTCTGTTTCCAGACATTTGAAAGAATTAAGAAAGAAGAGTAG